The following is a genomic window from Solanum lycopersicum chromosome 6, SLM_r2.1.
TGTATAGGAAATCTGAATTTGAAATCTGGGTTTGTATCAGTGAATATATGCTTCCAAAAAGGGATTTTCaacttttgaaagttgaaaaacaGGCTGATATACAACCTGTATACACTGGTATACAGGCGCGTAATACTATAAATATGTGTAAAAAATGCGAATTATAGGTTAACGTACATGGATGCCAATTTCAGATAAAATACGGGAATAGGCAATGAATACATGCTTAGGATATAGCCCGTATACATTGGTATACATCTTTGGGCGACGATATATAATTGTTAAACAGGTTTAAAAACGGTACTGGTACAAATACACAGAAATAATATGGGAAATACATGGTGAATAGCGAGAAATGTGTATTCAAACAAGTGCATGGCTCAAAAAGTCCAAAATGAATTGGATATACACAGTATACATCATTTGTATACTTTAattgctttttcttttttcaggaAATTAAGCCAAGAGCCCTTTTCAGCAACAATTTTGATAGGCCCAAAAGGCCACAAATGTTTTTCTGCAGGATTCtgaattgttaaaaaaaaagggcCAAGCCCACATTTTGAAATTAGTTTAGGACAAATGGCCAAAGCCCAAATGAATGAATTTGGGTAATCAAGcccaagttaaaatatttttctctctattatttatttgtttgaattaattaatattttgatagaATTTTAATAATCTCCTAAAGGACagccatttttcattattttaaattttactattttattaacttattttgttttatttacttttatcacAATTTAGTTTTCCTTAAGTTATTTCCCTCTAAATATTTCcctttagaagtaaaaaaatattaaaactatttttctctttacttagttaaaaattttattttaaaagttatttaatcaaatcgccggtcaaccgcaCGTTAGCGGGCATcccgagggcctaacaccttcttGGGATGAacattgaacttcgaacctttttcaattgattttatctgttttgaatcttttgaaaattttaacttttttttgattttatcaaaaatcaagtgGCAACTCCGTAATTTGGAaagttgatttttcttaaataataacattaattgatttttcctaAACCTAGTCATCTTTTCCCATTTTAAACAATAGAAtagtttaaaacataaaaacattgataatttaacaaatgaaatatttgtctatcAGTGCACATACACAAATATGTTTTGATGCATTTTTATATGGTTAAatcgcattcattgagtaccgcaatgattatgagatcacttgacataaatgatgattcagttcgatctcaaaagaaggatgaagagtttcttggtgatgaaactctatatcttagtgcaatcagggcactagtgaatcttactaacaatatttgatcagatatttattttgcagtaaatttactggcaagatttagtttctccccgataaaaggacattgaaatggtgttgagcacatgattgaatatcctcaaAGGACCATAGATATGGGTTTATTTTATTTCCGAGTAATCCAAGATAAAAttgatgcagaatatttatctgatccgcataaaaCACGATCTCAAACACGCTATTTGTTttcatgtggaggcacaataatatcctgacGATCAATAAAGCAAATGTTCCTACGCAGAAATAAAAGCCCATCATGAAGCAAGTGGAAAGTGCGTCTGATTGAGATAAACGACACACCATATTCAgaaaatgtgtggtttttctttaaaaaagaatatatcaaccacaatgtacgaaaaattggagacatcatcacaagaaatgaagtgatgttttaattaGGGGGAGTATATTAcgtgttgcactctttttcccttgataGAGGTTTTTTTCGCACTGAATTTTtgtggcaaggtttttaatgaggcaacacaTAGTGCATATCAAAacatatgtgtactcttttttcttcactagaAATTTTTTTCCCACAGGATTTTTTCCTAGTAAGTTTTAACGAGACACATTATCTATGAACATCCAAGAGAGAGtgttataaatatattgaattaagtggattgtccattaaatttatcataaacttatcatGGATATGTATTCCCAAGGTGATATGTACCTTTTTGGCATAGAAATGTATCTACTAATTTGACATTAAACATGGTAACCTTTTGATTAATTCCTCTACCTacaaatagagatatcattcactattgtaatatatacttgaataagaagaaaaatcctcttcttctatctatttatcttgttttcttctctttataattATAGTCTTATGAgctttattttataacaaaaaagataaatataaatataggcCAAACAAATGTGTCCCATCACGTTTagtcttatgtttttcttatattcatCTTTGCTAAATTAGGATTATCAATCTCTATTGACACTTTTACTAGTTCAAACTCTTGCTTGCTCTAAAAAAGCTTAgctatatattttcttcttttttctaagAGAATATGGTGTGAATTTGTGCCAAGGACGTTTcgataatattaataatctaACACTAAATTATAACAAGGGGTCTTGTAAACATGcccaaatatattattaatttaggtTAAGTATTTCTTTAAactgaaattatttattttttataataaaattttatcaaataaagttttttattttgtttaaattatttttttaaaaataaaaacacccaactataattttatttgaattacaTATTCATTATGGTTATATAATGTTAAATTCTATATATTAAGATGCTAAAAGACAAACtgtcttaattatttaatatcgaAATCTAGAAataatatcttaattatttaaatttgtatatgtatttaaatattttaattttaatcaaaacataaGGCTATGAtgtgaaatttaaaaagaatttagaGGGTGGGGTGGCCGGTTGAAGTAAAGAAACAACGCACCGGGATGAGAGAGGGAAAATCCGGTTGATGAGAATTGTTGGTAGAGAAATAATCGGGTCAACCCGATCTTATGTTTCGACTCTCTGTttgtgtataaaataaaaacccAATCTTCAAACCCTAACTCGGCTACTCGACCGTGGACGAACAAGtaagttttaaattattcagctttgttattattataataaaataaaatattgtggCGGTAGATTGATGGGTTCTAATTTGGAACCAGTAGCAGTTACTTCACAAAAACATGACCCAGCATGGAAGCATTGTGAAATGTTTAAGAATGGGGATAGGGTACAGttgaagtgtatatattgtggcaaaatatttaagggGGGTGGAATTCATAGGATTAAGGAACATCTTGCAGGTCAAAAAGGTAATGCATCTACTTGTTTGAGAGTTCAGCCTGACGTTCGCCTTCTAATGCAAGATAGTTTAAATGGTGTtgtaatgaagaagagaaaaaaacaaaaacttgcTGAAGAAATAACAACTTATAATGCCATTGATACTAGTGACATTGCTGCTGAATTTACTGATACATGTGGCCTCAATACCCAAGTTGACTTGCTTCCAATGTCGCAAGCTATTGAACATACCTCTAGTTTATTTTTGAATAGAGACCAAGGTCCTAATAATAGGAAGAAAAAAAGTAGGATTAGAAAAGGGGCATCTTCCTCAAATAATCTACCAATTATTAACCAGTCCAAAAGAGTGAACAATCAAGTGCATATGGCAGTAGCCAGATTCCTTTTAGATGCTAGGGTGCCTCTTGATGCTGTAAATTCTGTTTATTTCCAACCAATGATTGATGTGATCGCTTCCCAAGGACCACCAGTTTCTGCCCCTTCTTATCATGACCTAAGAAGCTGGGTTCTAAAATCTTCAGTTCAAGAAGTGAGGACTGATATTGATCAATGTTCAAGCACCTGGGCAAGGACTGGTTGTTCTGTTTTGATTGATGAGTTGATTACGGGAAAGGGTAAAATACTGCTTAACTTTTTGGTCTATTGCCCCCAAGGGACAATGTTTTTGAGGTCTGTCGATGCATCTACCCTAATTAATTCCACGGATTATCTCTATGAGTTGCTTAAGGAAGTAGTGGACGAAATTGGTGTGAGAAATGTGTTGCAAGTAGTAACTAGTAATGAGGAGCGATACGTTATTGCTGGGAAAAGGCTCACTGATGCTTACCCTACACTCTTTTGGACGCCTTGTGCTGCTCACTCCATTGACTTGATGCTCGAGGACTTTAATAAACTTGAGTGGATCGATACAATAATGGAACAAGCCAAGTCAATATCAAGATTCATCTACAATAATAACATTCTCTTGAGTATGATGAGAAAGTTTACCTTGGGAGTTGACTTAGTTGATTTGGGAGTTACACGCTCTGCAACCGACTTTTTGACTCTAAAAAGAATGCAAAATATCAAACACAATTTGCAATCAATGGTTACTTCAGTGGAGTGGGCAGAGAGCCCATATTCAAAGAAACCAGAGGGGTTTGCCCTGCTAGATTATATTAGTAATCAGTCCTTTTGGTCTACTTGCAGCTTGATTTGCCGCTTGACAGATCCCATCTTGAGGCTTTTAAGGATGGTCAGTAGTGAGGAGAGGCCTGCTATGCCGTACGTTTATGCAGGGGTCTATCGAGCAAAAGAAACAATTAAGAAAGAGCTTGTCAATAAGAAGGATTACTCAGTTTATTGGAATATTATTGATCACAGGTGGGAATCACTTCAGCGTCATCCTCTTCATGCTGCAGGGTTTTACCTCAATCCCAAGTTTTTCTATACTACTGAGGAGGACGTGCACCTCCATATCAGATCACTTGTATATGATTGTATAGAGAAATTGGTTCCTGATCCTAaaatccaagacaaaattgtGAAAGAAACTACTTCTTACCTCAACAGTGCTGGAGATTTTGGGAGGAAAATGGCAGTAAGAGCCAGAGACACTCTTTTTCCTGGTTAGTGCCATTTCATGATATGAATGCCTGTATACACCATCTCTTTGTGTGGTTTGAAATCTTCAGACAATTAGTAATTCAGTTAAGTTACCTTCCATTCTGGGATTCCCTTGCTGATAGTGCGCCTAATGAACAATATCTCCATCCCTCTTCAACCTAACCTCTCTTTTATAGTCTAATGGTGACTATCACTGTAAGAAATCAGtacatttaaaatgaatttacatATTTTCATTTCTATCTCTTGAAAACTTCCCATTCCTTTCTAGTTCAGTCAGCTTATTTTGACAGGCTTTTATTTGTATATGCATGGTAGTAATGGGATGGATACTTATTTTCTACTCAAGATCCTTTTATGagagaaatattttcttttaatgtcCACAAGCTAGTTCGAATCAAGCACTATTGCATAGTGTTTCCTTCTAGTTGCAAGAGACCATCTATACAAGTTTGGATTTGCTTGGATAGGATACAGGTCAAGGTTTGAAGCCGCATGAGTCGTTACTAGTTTCTCTCTTATTGATTTTGCTAGTTTCTCTCCCATTGATTTTGCCATTCTGTTTGCTTGAGATTTGACTTCAAAAATTGTGGAGAAAAATTCTTGTTAGTCCAAGTATGAAATATTCTTTAGTTCAAGAAATTATTAGATTTCAGCaaagaaaattaacaatttcTAATGTAGCATCATGCTCCTAGATACTGTATCTTTGTCTATTTCAGAAAAGTGACTGAAGtcattatgttgtaattcttgcaGCTGAGTGGTGGTCAACATATGGTGGAGGGTGCCCAAATTTGGCTCGCTTGGCCATCCGTATTCTCAGTCAAACATCAAGTTTGATTAGGTCTAAGCCAGGTCGAATTCCTATAGAAGAGATGCATGAAACAACAAATTGCATTGAACATCAAAGACTTAATGATCTTGCTTTTGTTCAGTACAACATGTGGCTGAGGCAAAGGTAAATAAAGGGAGAAATTGACATATTGTTCTTTTCTTGAGATGTCAAAGAGTATGTCTAATTTATTGCTTATGGCACTAGGAAGAACCAGGAGCCGGATTGTATGGACTCCATTTCCTATGAAAAAATGGAACTTGTCCATAATTGGGTTTCCAGGAGGGAACAAATGTCGGAGGACTTGGAAAGTTCAGACTGGATGGCCGTTGACCCTCCTTTGGGAAGCATAGCTCCCTTAGGTCCattaattgatgatattgaAGCCTTAGGCACAGGTAACTTATGTTTCTCATTTAGAAAATCGTTGTTAACTGCAATTTTTTGATGACCATCAATACTTGCCGCAGGTTTTgatgattttgaaatttttggtgGACCAAAAGATAGTGAAGAAGAGATTGGAGAGGAGAACACTGTAAACGAGTAAACTTTTGCTATAGAAGATTTTTTTGTTCTGTTGGAAAGAAATGGGAAGATTACGCTGAGTCCCACATGGAGGCTACTGGAGTTTATTTTTAAGCCGTAACACATTGCAGTGAGCAATATTGAGGATTTTCTGCCGATGCTCTGCTTCCATATGCTATTCCTCTACACAAACTTGGTTTCTTCATGACTTTCCCTTACTCCCCGACATCAATCTCATGTAACATATGACACATACATTAGTTTTTATCATCCTTTCTTTTCCTGAGCTTTGTCCAATGTTTGCTGAACTTGTTAAAAAAAGAGAAGGATCAGCAAAATTGTGGTAATCGAATTTATATACAGTGGGGCTGCTTGATATGTCCAAATTACACCTCTTAAATGAGATATAAAGTAGTCGTTGTCAAGTATAGAAAACGAGGATGAAGTTGAATTCCACAGAAAATTTGGTGAGGAACGTCACTAGTGGTTATTCGACCGGTAATCTTTTATTTCAAGGGGATTTCAAACATGTAAAGTATTAGTATTTGCGTTGTCTTATAAGTAACCACAAATCTTTTATTTCAAGGGGATTTCAAACATGTAAAGTATTAGTATTTGCGTTGTCTTATAAGTAACCACATTGATGGGAAGTTAATATGTTTGTATATCGATAGTAAAATGAAGCTAGGTCAGTGTTCATCATTgttatcatttaaaatttattaaatataattttatagaaacgatttgaattatattaaattcaatgtatattagtccaaataaatattatgaattaaaatataattggaTTAATTCAAGTCCAATAAATATGGACATAATTTAAGTCTAAATCACTTGATTTGGGCTACAATAGATGAACCCGATTTGCTAAGTCCAATATCATCTCCTCTTAGAGCCCTAGTTTGGTGCTACGTACAaatgatgtggcatgccaaaTCAAACAAAGAAGCCAATAGGATCATGCCAAGTGTCAAGATGACAAACCTACTCCATAAAACCCATATGTCATGTCACTTAGATCTGATTGGTCGAAGAGAATCATATTCTAATCACAACTcgcttaaaattataaataggggtcctcaTAATTCAGGAAAGTAACcaaaaattctaaacaaaaaGCTAGAGAAAGTCGGTGGTACAAACAACATAAATTTCTCTATAATCTACAAATTTAAGAATTCAAACATtctagttcaagaacgatcaagatcaagaccatcAGATTTAAGAACGAACTCGAAGCCCTTGAGTTCAAGTAAAAGTTAAGATTAAGATAAAGTttaagttcaagttcatcaaaggttcaagaacaagctttaaaacctttgaattcaagatcaagctcaagacaaattcaagatcaagctcaagAGTCATTGAATCTATATTTGAAAAAGCGAATTCAGAGGaatcatagagattgtaacactcacACTTGAAATAATAAAGACGATTGTTGTGATACTTTTCAATTCTTGATTATTGATTCTCGGCACgaattttgttgtttataaatCCTGGCATATTAGTGGGATATTGTGTACCTCTCATCTCAACTTTTCAAGTAccaaattatatcaaaatgtcTTCCACTATAGAAGAACAACTTCCAAAATTGATGAAAGCAATTGAAGGCTTGACAAAGTGCGCATATGAAAAAAGATGCTAACTTTTCCAAAGCTAACAAATAAGATGGATATTATGATTGAGAAAATATCGAGTCAAACACGTATGAAGCTTCCTAAAATTCAAAACGATAGAGAGTCTTGCTAAAGGAAACGAAAATCAAAGAGATTCATCTCTCCGCTAAAGGTTGATTCTCCTTGATCAATTGAAGGAACTTATCATAGAGGCAATCGAAGATAAAACGAAGTCTTCGTCCAAATTTTTTACCATATATTCAAAGCCATAAACACAAAGGgctaataacttaaaaatgcCCGAGGTCTATCAATCTCATAAGCTTcaataatttaatgaaaaaggaaatCCTAACTAATAAATATCACACTTGAAGACTTGAAATGATGATGTGATGTATGGTGAATATCTCATTAAAGAGTTCATTCAATCTCTTAAAGAAAATGCCTTTGATTAGTACATCGATCTTGAACTTAGTTCTATAGATTTTTGGGAGAAGTTAGAGCAAGAGTTCCTTAATCATTTCTGTAGCACAAGACGTATCATTAGTATGCTTGAACTTACAAAGACTTGTCAAGCTAAAGATGAGCAAGTTATTACTTTATCAATTGCTAGGTAAGTTTGAGTTTGAACTGCAAAGATTGCCTTAACAAAATCTATCATTGAAATGTGCATGCAAGACATAAAGTGGGGTC
Proteins encoded in this region:
- the LOC101254391 gene encoding uncharacterized protein isoform X1 encodes the protein MGSNLEPVAVTSQKHDPAWKHCEMFKNGDRVQLKCIYCGKIFKGGGIHRIKEHLAGQKGNASTCLRVQPDVRLLMQDSLNGVVMKKRKKQKLAEEITTYNAIDTSDIAAEFTDTCGLNTQVDLLPMSQAIEHTSSLFLNRDQGPNNRKKKSRIRKGASSSNNLPIINQSKRVNNQVHMAVARFLLDARVPLDAVNSVYFQPMIDVIASQGPPVSAPSYHDLRSWVLKSSVQEVRTDIDQCSSTWARTGCSVLIDELITGKGKILLNFLVYCPQGTMFLRSVDASTLINSTDYLYELLKEVVDEIGVRNVLQVVTSNEERYVIAGKRLTDAYPTLFWTPCAAHSIDLMLEDFNKLEWIDTIMEQAKSISRFIYNNNILLSMMRKFTLGVDLVDLGVTRSATDFLTLKRMQNIKHNLQSMVTSVEWAESPYSKKPEGFALLDYISNQSFWSTCSLICRLTDPILRLLRMVSSEERPAMPYVYAGVYRAKETIKKELVNKKDYSVYWNIIDHRWESLQRHPLHAAGFYLNPKFFYTTEEDVHLHIRSLVYDCIEKLVPDPKIQDKIVKETTSYLNSAGDFGRKMAVRARDTLFPAEWWSTYGGGCPNLARLAIRILSQTSSLIRSKPGRIPIEEMHETTNCIEHQRLNDLAFVQYNMWLRQRKNQEPDCMDSISYEKMELVHNWVSRREQMSEDLESSDWMAVDPPLGSIAPLGPLIDDIEALGTGFDDFEIFGGPKDSEEEIGEENTVNE
- the LOC101254391 gene encoding uncharacterized protein isoform X3 → MGSNLEPVAVTSQKHDPAWKHCEMFKNGDRVQLKCIYCGKIFKGGGIHRIKEHLAGQKGNASTCLRVQPDVRLLMQDSLNGVVMKKRKKQKLAEEITTYNAIDTSDIAAEFTDTCGLNTQVDLLPMSQAIEHTSSLFLNRDQGPNNRKKKSRIRKGASSSNNLPIINQSKRVNNQVHMAVARFLLDARVPLDAVNSVYFQPMIDVIASQGPPVSAPSYHDLRSWVLKSSVQEVRTDIDQCSSTWARTGCSVLIDELITGKGKILLNFLVYCPQGTMFLRSVDASTLINSTDYLYELLKEVVDEIGVRNVLQVVTSNEERYVIAGKRLTDAYPTLFWTPCAAHSIDLMLEDFNKLEWIDTIMEQAKSISRFIYNNNILLSMMRKFTLGVDLVDLGVTRSATDFLTLKRMQNIKHNLQSMVTSVEWAESPYSKKPEGFALLDYISNQSFWSTCSLICRLTDPILRLLRMVSSEERPAMPYVYAGVYRAKETIKKELVNKKDYSVYWNIIDHRWESLQRHPLHAAGFYLNPKFFYTTEEDVHLHIRSLVYDCIEKLVPDPKIQDKIVKETTSYLNSAGDFGRKMAVRARDTLFPAEWWSTYGGGCPNLARLAIRILSQTSSLIRSKPGRIPIEEMHETTNCIEHQRLNDLAFVQYNMWLRQRTRSRIVWTPFPMKKWNLSIIGFPGGNKCRRTWKVQTGWPLTLLWEA
- the LOC101254391 gene encoding uncharacterized protein isoform X2, whose amino-acid sequence is MFKNGDRVQLKCIYCGKIFKGGGIHRIKEHLAGQKGNASTCLRVQPDVRLLMQDSLNGVVMKKRKKQKLAEEITTYNAIDTSDIAAEFTDTCGLNTQVDLLPMSQAIEHTSSLFLNRDQGPNNRKKKSRIRKGASSSNNLPIINQSKRVNNQVHMAVARFLLDARVPLDAVNSVYFQPMIDVIASQGPPVSAPSYHDLRSWVLKSSVQEVRTDIDQCSSTWARTGCSVLIDELITGKGKILLNFLVYCPQGTMFLRSVDASTLINSTDYLYELLKEVVDEIGVRNVLQVVTSNEERYVIAGKRLTDAYPTLFWTPCAAHSIDLMLEDFNKLEWIDTIMEQAKSISRFIYNNNILLSMMRKFTLGVDLVDLGVTRSATDFLTLKRMQNIKHNLQSMVTSVEWAESPYSKKPEGFALLDYISNQSFWSTCSLICRLTDPILRLLRMVSSEERPAMPYVYAGVYRAKETIKKELVNKKDYSVYWNIIDHRWESLQRHPLHAAGFYLNPKFFYTTEEDVHLHIRSLVYDCIEKLVPDPKIQDKIVKETTSYLNSAGDFGRKMAVRARDTLFPAEWWSTYGGGCPNLARLAIRILSQTSSLIRSKPGRIPIEEMHETTNCIEHQRLNDLAFVQYNMWLRQRKNQEPDCMDSISYEKMELVHNWVSRREQMSEDLESSDWMAVDPPLGSIAPLGPLIDDIEALGTGFDDFEIFGGPKDSEEEIGEENTVNE
- the LOC101254391 gene encoding uncharacterized protein isoform X4: MFKNGDRVQLKCIYCGKIFKGGGIHRIKEHLAGQKGNASTCLRVQPDVRLLMQDSLNGVVMKKRKKQKLAEEITTYNAIDTSDIAAEFTDTCGLNTQVDLLPMSQAIEHTSSLFLNRDQGPNNRKKKSRIRKGASSSNNLPIINQSKRVNNQVHMAVARFLLDARVPLDAVNSVYFQPMIDVIASQGPPVSAPSYHDLRSWVLKSSVQEVRTDIDQCSSTWARTGCSVLIDELITGKGKILLNFLVYCPQGTMFLRSVDASTLINSTDYLYELLKEVVDEIGVRNVLQVVTSNEERYVIAGKRLTDAYPTLFWTPCAAHSIDLMLEDFNKLEWIDTIMEQAKSISRFIYNNNILLSMMRKFTLGVDLVDLGVTRSATDFLTLKRMQNIKHNLQSMVTSVEWAESPYSKKPEGFALLDYISNQSFWSTCSLICRLTDPILRLLRMVSSEERPAMPYVYAGVYRAKETIKKELVNKKDYSVYWNIIDHRWESLQRHPLHAAGFYLNPKFFYTTEEDVHLHIRSLVYDCIEKLVPDPKIQDKIVKETTSYLNSAGDFGRKMAVRARDTLFPAEWWSTYGGGCPNLARLAIRILSQTSSLIRSKPGRIPIEEMHETTNCIEHQRLNDLAFVQYNMWLRQRTRSRIVWTPFPMKKWNLSIIGFPGGNKCRRTWKVQTGWPLTLLWEA